GAGTTATGAGTTTAATCATATTTTAAGGGAAGCGGGTAACGGGATGGTCAATGTGACTGAGGGGGGTACCTCCTTGATCGGGGCTTTGACCACCCTCGCAGGATTGATTCCGGATGAAGGTTTGGACGGTGTCATTCTCGTCAGTGACGGGGCGGATCATTCTGGGGAGGCCCTCGCTGCTGTTATCGAGCCATTTCATTCACACGGGATTCCGATTCATACATTGACTGTGGGAAAGCCTGAGAAACCAGCTGATGTGAAAATATCTGATATCAAGGTCAAGGAATGGTCGAAGGAAACCCAACCCGCGGAAGTGGAAGCGACGATAGAACAAACAGGATTAGCGGGCTCCACAGCGACACTCAGAATATTCAAGGGGGTAGAAGTAATTTCCAAGGAAACAATCACGCTCGATTCACCCCAAAAAACTTTTTCATTAAAGTTTAATCCTCCCACCACGAGGGCCGATGTGTTGACATTAAATGTGGATTTGCAGGGAGTTGATTCATTCCCGGAGAATAACTCTGTGCCTTTCAGTGTGGAACTCAACGATCCGGACAAAGCCGGTAAACCTAAAATCAAGGTCTTGTATCTTCATCCCCCTGTCGCGGGAAATGGTTGGTATGAGTTCCAATTTAAATTTCTCAAGGCTAGTCTGGAATTGGATCCTGAGGTTGAATGCACGGTCATTCAAGGGTGGTATTCACCAGCGAATATGCCTGTGGATTATGTGAGTGTGGAGCCGGAAACGGGGTATAAGGCCTATAATATGCAGCATCCTGTCCACGGGTTCCCAAGGACATTTGAGGCACTAATGGAGTATGACGTGGTCATTAATGGCTCCGTGTGGCTCAAACATTTCAGTCCGCAGATGCAGAAGAATCTCGTGCGTTTTGTCGAGGAGGGAGGAGGAGGATATTTTATCAGCGGGGGTGATTGTAGCTTTGGGACTGGGGGATATATGGGATCTCCTTTGGAAATGCTTCAACCCGTGGTGATTGACGGGAGGGCAGACATTAATAGTTGGGGCGGTCAAACGATTCCCCGTTTTACCGCCGAGGGATTAAGGCATCCAGTGATGCAGATAGGTGATGATGCGGATAAAAATAAAAAAATTTGGGATAAATTTCCACCCCTCATGGCCTTTAACCTAGTGAAACGTGCTAAACCCGGAGCGATTGTCATCGCCGATAATCCTCAGGTGAAAAATGAATTTGGATCGGCTTTGATTATGGCCGTCCAAGAGGTCGGTAAAGGCCGGACGATAGCATGGACTTCGGGGATCATGGGAGATTGGGGTATCGGATTTATGCAGGTCTGGGGAGAGGTGGTGGATCCGTCCAAACCACTCTCCGCGGAAAACTGTGACCGGAGGTATTATAATAAATTCTGGAACAATGTGGTGAGGTGGTTGGCCGCGCCGAAGCTCGACAATCAAAGAACTGTTTGCACCCTTGTCTGCGAGAAATTAATGCCATCCCCCGGGGAGTCCCTTCCTGTTCAATTATTCCTCCGTGATCCCAGCCAATATAAAGACTCGATGCGTTGCCGGTTTTCGCTGAGCGCCGCAGACCAAGTGATTTCTTCGTCTGAAGGTGTGTGGGATATGGCTGAAAAATGTTTTAAAACTAATTTTTCAGTTCCCCAAACCGGTGATTATTTTGTGGAAGCGAATCTCACCGTCGACGGAAAAATATTTGGTGGCAAACGGGTATTAGTCGCTTGCAGGACTGACAATAAGGAAATGGCGCAATCCCCAGCAAATCCAAAATTGATGGCGCAAATTGCGCAAGAAACCGGTGGGAAGATTCTTGATTTGGATCATGACTATGTGATGGAGCCTTCCCTTTTATCAGGGAGTAGTGAGTACACGGTAAGACGCGAGAAAAAGTCCCTCTGGGATAACTGGGGGATATTATGTGCCTTGCTGGGATTATTATCTATCGAGTGGGCCGCCCGACGCTTGTCCGGCATGGCGTGATTTCCCCCCGTTGGATAAAAGACGCAGGGAGGAAAGAGTTAAATTTCTGTCGAGGTCGAAAGTGTGGGATTGAGGAGGTTATTAGTGTGGGTGAGGGCGATGGCTAGGGCATCGGCAGCATCGAGGGGAGGAGTTTCCCGCAGTCCGAGGAGGGCACGAACCATTTCTGCCACTTGGTTTTTGCCAGCAGCTCCCGTGCCGACCACGGACTGTTTAACCTTTCTCGGAGCGTACTCAAAAACCGGAATGGAGCAACTTGCGCAGGCCGCGATTGTGACCCCGCGTGCCGCTCCTAAGGTGATAGAGATTTTGAAATTTTGCATGTAGAAGATACCTTCGATCGCACAAACATCAGGTTTGAATTCCAAACAGATTTCTTCCATCCGTTGATGAATTCTCGACAAGCATAAAGAAACCTTGACGTTTTGCGGGTTCTTAATGACCCCATAAGCAAGAGCTTTCCAGCGGTTCCGTTCACCTTGGATAATTCCGAAGCCGGTACCTCGCAAAGAGGGGTCTACACCTAAAATTACCATGAAAGGTATAAGAAAACCGATAAACGGTGGTTTCGTCAATGGTCTTTCGTTGACTTTCAGCCTTAAAAAATCTAATTTCCATAATATTAATGGGTGAAGAGACTAAATCGAAGCAAGAAGGGCTCGTGGAGATTCAGGGAAAAACAATCCCGAGATCTCCTATTGCCGACTCCTTGGAAATTGAGATTGAGCCACTCACAGCGGATGGATTAACCATTGAAATAGGGGATTTGAAGGAAGAAACCCAGAAAAATATTTCATCCAGCCCCTCGAAAGAAAAATCGATAAATTCTTCTCCTGGTGATGATAGTAATGATA
This portion of the Verrucomicrobiota bacterium genome encodes:
- the ruvC gene encoding crossover junction endodeoxyribonuclease RuvC, whose protein sequence is MVILGVDPSLRGTGFGIIQGERNRWKALAYGVIKNPQNVKVSLCLSRIHQRMEEICLEFKPDVCAIEGIFYMQNFKISITLGAARGVTIAACASCSIPVFEYAPRKVKQSVVGTGAAGKNQVAEMVRALLGLRETPPLDAADALAIALTHTNNLLNPTLSTSTEI